DNA sequence from the Bradyrhizobium sp. CIAT3101 genome:
TAGATCGGCAGCAGCGCGGTGGCGCCGCCGAGCAGGACCGCAAACAGGTCGAGCGAGATCGTGCCGAGGATCGCCGGGTTGTTGCGCACGAAATGAAGGCCGGCGAAGAGTCCGTCGATGCTTTCGTGCTCGGAAGACGCCGTTCGCTCGACACGGATCAGACCGCTGAGGCCGCAGGCGATCAGGGACAGCACTGCCATCAGCGTGAACGGCGCGCTCGGCGACAATGCATAGGCCAGGCCGCCAACGGCCGGGCCGCCGATGGTCGCGACCTGCCAGGTGCCGGTCGACAGTGCAGTCGCGCGTTGCAGCATGCCGTCAGGTGCAACAGCCGGCAGCAGCGCCGACGAGGCCGGAGCCTCAAAGGCGCCGCACAGTCCGAAGACGCCGAGTACGATGAAGATCTCGGGCGCGATCAACGTCCCCGTGAGCAGTCGCATGGCGAGGTAGCCGGCTGCCAGGCCCTGTGTCAGCTCGCAGAGCTGGACAATGCGGCGGCGGTCGTAGCGGTCGGCAGCGTGTCCGGCGACGAACACGAGCAGCGCGCTCGGAATGAACTGCACCAGACCGGCGAGGCCGAGATAGAAGGCGCTGCCGGTCAGCGCATAGATCTGCCAGCCCACGGCGACCGTGGCGACCTGATAGGAGAATTCCGACAGGGTGCGCGAGGCGATATAGAGCAGCAGTGGTGGGTGTCGCGACAGCGCGACCGGTGAAGACGAAAATGTGGAAGCTTGATCCAAGGGAATAGGCATTCATGGCAGGACGCGTCAGTCACGTTGAACCCAAAAAATGGCATCGATTCCGACGGCGTCGGTTGATGCGTTGGTTCACGTGAACGCTTACGGCAGCCGAAAAACGGCGCGCCTGTTCATTATCCGCTCAGGTTGAATGGAGCAAGCTGGATTGGGCGGTTCAGTTTACAATCGTTCAAAGCGTGGCAGATTGCCGCGATCACGAAACCATTTCAGTGCTTTGCGCATTATCTATTGTTTCCATATCTCTTTTTTGGGCGCGAACAGAGGACGTTCAGATGAGTGACAAGTCCGTGAATTCGAAGGTCGGCCGCAGCACTGCGCTCGCCGCATTCGCCACTCTCGCCCTGGTCGCGGCGTCCGTATCGCCGTCGGCCGCTGCGTCCTCCACAGCGGCCAAAGCCTCGGCTGCGGCAGGTCAGGGCTCATCCAACGCCACCGATTTCAGCGCCGCGCGACGTCACCGCTATTATCGGCGCGGACCGAGCGCCGCCGGCCTTGCCTTCATGGGCGCCGCGGCCGGCCTGATCGGAGGCGCGATCGCCGAGAGCCGGCGCCAGGACTACTACGACAATTATTACTATGGCGGCCCGCGCTATTATGGTGGCGGCCCGGGCTATTATGGGCCGGGCTACGGCTACGATGGCGGGCCACGCTACTACAATCCGTACTGACGGTTGCCCAACGGGCAAAACACCTGCACGGCCTGTCAACCTTCGCCGGTAAGGGGCGATCGTACGTTGTCACTGATCGCGAGCCGGGCTTGCAGTGGACGCGGCAGCGTCGGCACGAGAGGTGCGGGCAGGATGGGCAAAGCGACTTGTCCGCCGTAGCTCGAAGAGCGAGGGCGGAAGCGTGCCCACGCATTTTGCGTTTCATCACCGGAATCGTGGGCACGGCGCTTCGCGCCGTTGCCCACCCTACGGCACTGCGCGTTGCAGCCGCTCTACGCCTCCACCATCACCGTCCCGCCGGCGCCGACATTGCGCCGTTGGCGTAGCGCGACCAGTCGGGGGCCGTTGGTTGCGATGGCCACATCGCTGCGTTGGAGTCGCGCGCCGATTGGCTGATGGGGGCAGGTTGCGCCTTGCGGACATGATGGCGGTCGCTCGCCGCAGCGGTCTGGACGGT
Encoded proteins:
- a CDS encoding MFS transporter; translated protein: MSRHPPLLLYIASRTLSEFSYQVATVAVGWQIYALTGSAFYLGLAGLVQFIPSALLVFVAGHAADRYDRRRIVQLCELTQGLAAGYLAMRLLTGTLIAPEIFIVLGVFGLCGAFEAPASSALLPAVAPDGMLQRATALSTGTWQVATIGGPAVGGLAYALSPSAPFTLMAVLSLIACGLSGLIRVERTASSEHESIDGLFAGLHFVRNNPAILGTISLDLFAVLLGGATALLPIYAKDILQAGPWALGVMRAAPAVGALCMTAVIARHPIARRAGLRMFQAVIAFGLATIVFALSRNIWLSVIALAAMGAADTISVVVRVALVQLATPDAMRGRVGAVNFLFINASNQLGEFESGMAAALLGAMPAAALGGLGTIAIALLWMKLFPVLREVDKLE